DNA from Thiomicrorhabdus sp. Kp2:
GGATGTTTTTCTGATGAAACTAGAATAGTGACTTTCATTTAAGACTCTCTATGACTCGATTAACCCCTAGCCCGTCGGTCACTTTAGCGGATTCAAACGCCATTGAAACCTGATCTGTGAGCAATGATTCAAACAGTTCACACAACCGTTCAAAATGATCAAGCGATAATAACTTAACGGCGCTAATTGACTGCAAATTGTGAGCGATGTTTTTTTGGTTATCGGCCAATACCACCATTAGTGTAGGTAAACCTAAACAACATCTTTCCCAACTAGTCGCCCCAGCGGCTCCAATACATACATCCACATGGGCCATCAATTCAGCCATATTATTAACGCCTGAGAGTACATCAACCCGATAAGGTAATGACTGAGCGAGTTCATTTATCTCTTTCAAAAAAGGGGCTGTTCCTCCCAAGACGACTTGCACATGCAAGTTTTTCGGCAACGAGCAACGAATCAATCCTTGGAGCAATTTACTGGTTACATTATCAGGGTCTACACCACCCATTGAAATAAGAAGCGTCTCACAGTTCGCCTTAATTCTGCGCTGTAAACTGTAATCACGCCATTGCGAGAACTCTGGTCTTAACAAGGCGTATTGCGAGCCGAGTAATAACTGACAGTGCTCAGGCACTCGCGAACGGTAATCCTCCTGCTCCCTGCCAAAGGTTTGATCCAACAACAGATTACATAGATGTTTACGATCTGCTAAGTCATCGATAACAAAAAGCTTTTTATAATAAGAGGTTAGTTCCTGTTGCCAGCGGTAATCTATCGCATAATGATCAACAATCAACCAATCGACTTTATTGAATTTTGATAGGATTTCTTTACAAGCGAACGCATCGCCCAACTGGCTGTCTCCCAGCCAATCGGCATGAAACAGTTTATCTGTTTTGTCAGAGTTACCAGGCCTGGTAACATTCAGAGCTTCAAGTAAAAAAACCTCATAGCCTTTTTGTTCAATCAATTGAACCAAGTTCCCCTCATGCGCTCGACAAATAAATCGAACAGTTGCCCCCTCGTTAACCAGAGCATCGGCAAGTGTTAAGCAACGCATAACATGCCCTGTTCCAATGGTATGTGAGGCGTCGGCTCTTATGACAACATGCACGAATTTAAGTCCATTTTTGCGAGTACTTGATACATAAGCTCGGCTCTAATCCAATCGTCTTGAGTATCTAAATCCTGAACTAAATATCTTGGGAGCACATAAGGAGTTGCTGAATCTGAAAAAAAGAGTTTTTCCTGTTTAAACGCTTCAGGTTCCCCCCAATAGAATTGACCCGCATCGTGATACGCTTCTTCTAAATCTTGAGAGCGTACATTGAAGTTTTCTGGATAAAACATTTCAATACGGTTGCTCTCGTTAATCTTAACCGCTCTTTGAATCGGCGAGGCAAAAGGGGTCACGGTAAAACAGTAATCGGCGTGACTCTTTTTCAACTGTTTATACGATTCTTGCAAATTACAGGCTTGAACAAAAGGAGCGGTGGCATAGAGCGCGCAGACAGAGTCGAATTTATCCCCACGCTCTTCAAGCCACTCTATCGCATGTTTAATAACAGGAATCGTTCCAGCAAAATCATTGGCTAACTCTTCGGGTCTTATAAAGGGCACTTGGGCGCCAAAGCTTTTAGCAATTTCAGCGATTTCTGCGTCATCTGTTGAAACAATGACTTTATCAAAACAACCGCTCTTCAGCGCCGCCTCGATGGAATAGCCAATGATTGGCTTACCTAAAAAATGCTTAATATTCTTGCGGGGGATGCGTTTACTACCACCTCTTGCGGGAATGACACAGAGATTCATCTTGCTGCTCATATTAAATCTCGTTCCAATATTTTAACCACTTTATCTTGTTCTTGTTCAGTCATGGCGTGAAAAACAGGAATACTAATGACTTGCTGATAATAAGCTTCAGCCATAGGAAAATCCCCCTCTGCAAACCCCATTTGTTGATAAAAGGGTTGGGTGTGTATCGGAATATAATGAATATTCACACCAATACCATGCTCACGAAGCGCTTTAAAAACCTGAGCTCTGGTTTTAAAAATCAGGTTGGTTTGAATGAGTATCGGGTATAGGTGAAAGGATGAATCAGTGTCGGCATGCTGAAAAGGTAAAACCAAAGGCAGGTTATGCAACAATTCATCATACCGTTTGGCAAACGCTTGACGAATGCAGACAAATTCATCGACACGTTGCATTTGACTAATCCCTAATGCCGCTTGCATTTCAGTCATGCGATAGTTAAAACCTAAATCAACTTGCTGGTAATACCATTCACCCTCCAATGCCTTTGTCATCAGATGAGGCTCACGCGTCACACCATGACTTCTTAGCAGTTGCATTTTTTCTGCCAGGCCTGGTTGATTTGTGGTGGCAACACCGCCTTCACCCGTGGTGACAATCTTAACGGGATGAAAGCTAAACACCGTAATATCCGAATATTGGCAACCACCAATGGGTTTACCTAAATATTTACCGCCAATGGCATGAGAGGCGTCTTCAATAATCTTAAAACCGTATTCTAGGCTGAGTTCATAAATACGTTTCATCTCGCAAGACTGGCCTGCAAAATGCACGGGAATCACAATTTTAGGTAATTGATTAGTCTGCTTGGCTTGCTTGAGCTTCTCTTCTAAGTGATTGGCACACATGTTGTAAGTGTGTGGATTGATATCCACAAAATTCACTTTGGCG
Protein-coding regions in this window:
- the pseF gene encoding pseudaminic acid cytidylyltransferase, translating into MSSKMNLCVIPARGGSKRIPRKNIKHFLGKPIIGYSIEAALKSGCFDKVIVSTDDAEIAEIAKSFGAQVPFIRPEELANDFAGTIPVIKHAIEWLEERGDKFDSVCALYATAPFVQACNLQESYKQLKKSHADYCFTVTPFASPIQRAVKINESNRIEMFYPENFNVRSQDLEEAYHDAGQFYWGEPEAFKQEKLFFSDSATPYVLPRYLVQDLDTQDDWIRAELMYQVLAKMDLNSCMLS
- the pseC gene encoding UDP-4-amino-4,6-dideoxy-N-acetyl-beta-L-altrosamine transaminase, with the protein product MIPYGKQDISQTDIDAVVEVLKSDYLTQGPQVPLFEKTVANYCGANYGVAVNSATSALHIACLALGLGEGDWLWTSPNSFVASANCGLYCGAKVNFVDINPHTYNMCANHLEEKLKQAKQTNQLPKIVIPVHFAGQSCEMKRIYELSLEYGFKIIEDASHAIGGKYLGKPIGGCQYSDITVFSFHPVKIVTTGEGGVATTNQPGLAEKMQLLRSHGVTREPHLMTKALEGEWYYQQVDLGFNYRMTEMQAALGISQMQRVDEFVCIRQAFAKRYDELLHNLPLVLPFQHADTDSSFHLYPILIQTNLIFKTRAQVFKALREHGIGVNIHYIPIHTQPFYQQMGFAEGDFPMAEAYYQQVISIPVFHAMTEQEQDKVVKILERDLI
- the pseG gene encoding UDP-2,4-diacetamido-2,4,6-trideoxy-beta-L-altropyranose hydrolase → MHVVIRADASHTIGTGHVMRCLTLADALVNEGATVRFICRAHEGNLVQLIEQKGYEVFLLEALNVTRPGNSDKTDKLFHADWLGDSQLGDAFACKEILSKFNKVDWLIVDHYAIDYRWQQELTSYYKKLFVIDDLADRKHLCNLLLDQTFGREQEDYRSRVPEHCQLLLGSQYALLRPEFSQWRDYSLQRRIKANCETLLISMGGVDPDNVTSKLLQGLIRCSLPKNLHVQVVLGGTAPFLKEINELAQSLPYRVDVLSGVNNMAELMAHVDVCIGAAGATSWERCCLGLPTLMVVLADNQKNIAHNLQSISAVKLLSLDHFERLCELFESLLTDQVSMAFESAKVTDGLGVNRVIESLK